The following coding sequences lie in one Mesorhizobium sp. DCY119 genomic window:
- a CDS encoding sugar transferase has protein sequence MNYAAVLANLSRRFRSGTEAQPPIGGAIKRGFDILGAVGGLVLLSPLFLMLAALVKFSDGGSIFYGHRRIGRNGNVFHCLKFRTMVQNGDEVLAAYLATNPQGREEWEATRKLQNDPRVTRVGTVLRKLSLDELPQIINILRGDMSIVGPRPVVKDELELYGQAADYYLKSRPGLTGLWQVSGRNDVSYNARVAFDRHYVENWSFASDLKIIFKTVPAVFSSRGSY, from the coding sequence ATGAATTACGCCGCCGTACTGGCAAACCTATCTCGACGATTCCGATCCGGCACCGAAGCCCAGCCGCCGATCGGAGGAGCTATTAAGAGGGGCTTCGACATTCTCGGTGCTGTGGGAGGACTCGTATTACTCAGCCCGCTTTTTCTGATGCTGGCAGCCCTGGTCAAATTTTCTGACGGCGGCAGTATCTTTTATGGCCATCGCCGGATCGGCCGGAATGGCAATGTGTTCCATTGCCTCAAGTTCCGCACCATGGTGCAGAATGGCGATGAAGTTCTGGCAGCCTATCTCGCCACCAATCCCCAGGGCCGCGAAGAATGGGAAGCCACGCGCAAACTGCAGAACGACCCGCGTGTAACCAGGGTCGGCACCGTCCTGCGCAAGCTCAGCCTCGACGAACTCCCGCAGATCATCAATATCCTGCGCGGGGATATGAGCATTGTCGGACCACGTCCGGTGGTGAAGGACGAACTCGAACTCTACGGCCAGGCGGCTGACTATTATCTGAAGTCGCGTCCGGGCCTGACCGGCCTGTGGCAGGTCAGCGGCCGCAACGACGTTTCCTACAATGCGCGTGTCGCCTTCGACCGTCACTATGTCGAGAACTGGTCATTCGCTTCCGATCTCAAGATCATCTTCAAGACGGTTCCGGCCGTTTTCTCGTCGCGCGGCAGCTATTGA
- a CDS encoding glycosyltransferase family 2 protein gives MTNEALPATPCMVVIPCLNEAAHIEALIDRLTPSVERLGMKIVVADGGSTDGTQAIVQKIAASNPRVTLLDNPKKIQSAAINLAVERFGDEFASFIRIDAHGDYPADYCDRLIEDADETGADSVVVSMATRGFGAFQKATAIAQNSKLGNGGSPHRQGAKGHWTDHGHHAFMRVKAFRAVGGYDETFSHNEDAELDYRLGAAGCRLWMTDKTFMVYYPRASVPALFRQYLGYGRGRAKNILKHRAMPKIRQMIPLMVFPVVAGTSLAFLSWAAVIPAVLWAAACLGYGVWMALSQRNPYGPLAGFSAMVMHLAWSAGFWLQLLDFRRKEAPAS, from the coding sequence ATGACAAACGAAGCCTTGCCGGCAACACCTTGCATGGTGGTGATCCCCTGCCTGAACGAGGCAGCGCATATCGAGGCGCTGATCGACCGGCTGACGCCTTCAGTCGAGCGGCTGGGCATGAAGATCGTGGTTGCCGATGGTGGCAGCACCGATGGGACGCAGGCGATCGTGCAAAAGATCGCCGCGAGCAATCCGCGCGTAACGCTGCTCGATAATCCCAAGAAGATACAGAGTGCTGCCATCAATCTCGCCGTCGAAAGATTCGGTGACGAGTTCGCGAGCTTCATCCGCATCGACGCGCATGGCGACTACCCAGCCGACTATTGCGACCGGCTGATCGAGGACGCGGACGAGACGGGCGCGGATTCGGTGGTCGTCTCCATGGCGACGCGCGGCTTCGGCGCTTTCCAGAAAGCGACGGCGATCGCGCAGAATTCCAAGCTCGGCAATGGCGGCTCACCACACCGCCAAGGGGCCAAGGGCCACTGGACCGACCATGGTCACCACGCCTTCATGCGGGTGAAGGCGTTTCGTGCGGTTGGCGGCTATGACGAGACATTCAGCCACAATGAGGATGCCGAACTCGACTATCGGCTAGGGGCTGCAGGCTGCCGGCTCTGGATGACCGACAAGACGTTCATGGTCTACTATCCGCGTGCGTCCGTGCCGGCGCTCTTCAGGCAGTATCTGGGCTACGGCAGAGGCCGCGCCAAGAACATTCTGAAGCACCGCGCCATGCCCAAGATCCGACAGATGATTCCGCTGATGGTGTTTCCGGTCGTTGCCGGGACATCGCTGGCGTTCCTCAGCTGGGCTGCCGTCATTCCGGCAGTCCTCTGGGCAGCGGCATGCCTGGGTTACGGCGTCTGGATGGCTCTCAGCCAGCGCAACCCCTACGGGCCGCTGGCCGGCTTTTCGGCGATGGTCATGCACCTGGCATGGTCCGCGGGCTTCTGGCTCCAGCTCCTCGATTTTCGAAGGAAAGAGGCACCGGCATCATGA
- a CDS encoding glycosyltransferase family 2 protein has protein sequence MNKQNEAATKPTRIDVCVCTYRRPELEETLLSLGALTIPPHTTVRVIVADNDAEPSARDLVYAIAAKLPFSVVYVHCPASNISIARNACLENSSGDFLAFIDDDETVSKEWLSELMNVALATSADAVLGPVEATYGNGAPGWMARGDFHSTLPVWVKGEIRTGYSCNVLLRRAAKPVAGRRFNLALGKTGGEDTEYFTHLHQAGGRIAFAPKAWVYEPVPAKRAQFSWLMKRKFRSGQTHGRLIVERQTSAGSALPQIGLASAKAAYCFAAAAGLAILPERRNRFALRGVMHIGVVSGLLGVREIKQYGDHEPARRSSNAA, from the coding sequence ATGAACAAGCAAAACGAAGCCGCCACCAAGCCGACCCGGATCGACGTCTGCGTCTGCACCTATCGCCGCCCGGAACTGGAAGAGACGCTGCTGTCGCTCGGCGCGCTGACCATACCGCCGCATACGACGGTTCGGGTCATCGTCGCCGACAACGACGCCGAGCCGAGCGCACGTGACCTCGTCTATGCCATTGCCGCCAAGCTGCCGTTCTCGGTGGTCTACGTGCATTGCCCGGCCTCCAACATCTCGATCGCGCGCAATGCCTGCCTGGAAAACAGCTCGGGCGATTTTCTCGCCTTCATCGACGACGACGAGACCGTCTCGAAGGAATGGCTTTCGGAACTCATGAACGTAGCGCTCGCAACCAGCGCGGACGCCGTGCTCGGGCCGGTCGAAGCGACATATGGGAACGGCGCTCCCGGCTGGATGGCGCGCGGTGACTTCCATTCGACGCTGCCGGTCTGGGTCAAGGGCGAGATCCGGACAGGCTATAGCTGCAATGTCCTGCTGCGCCGTGCGGCAAAGCCGGTGGCCGGCCGACGCTTCAACCTGGCGCTGGGCAAGACGGGCGGCGAGGACACCGAATATTTCACCCACCTGCATCAGGCCGGCGGCAGAATAGCCTTCGCACCAAAGGCCTGGGTCTATGAGCCTGTGCCGGCCAAGCGGGCACAGTTTTCGTGGCTGATGAAGCGCAAGTTCCGCTCCGGCCAGACGCACGGCAGGCTGATCGTCGAGCGGCAGACATCGGCGGGCTCCGCCCTGCCCCAGATCGGGCTTGCTTCGGCGAAGGCAGCCTATTGCTTCGCGGCAGCCGCGGGCCTCGCAATATTGCCTGAGCGACGCAACCGTTTCGCCCTTCGCGGCGTTATGCATATCGGCGTCGTCAGTGGACTTCTCGGCGTCCGCGAAATCAAACAATATGGTGACCATGAACCTGCGCGGAGAAGCAGCAATGCAGCCTGA
- a CDS encoding glycosyltransferase family 2 protein — protein sequence MTSSEASVCVIIAAKNAADTISRAISSALRERQTAEVIVVDDGSSDRTAETSIAADDGTGRLKVLRLDTNKGPAFARNHAIANSTAPLIAILDADDFFLKGRFDRLLDNDDWDFVADNIVFIDARGDMAEPEVPYFAAEPRFLDIGGFIEGNISKRGKARGEIGFLKPVMRRAFLNAHGIRYKEELRLGEDYDLYARALVKGARYKIIHGCGYGAVVRPDSLSGRHRTLDLKRLYEADRAILASPDLPREAKGWLRLHERHIRGRYELRNFLDMKAKAGLARAGLIALTNPASLPSIVGGVAADKIEARKSRYRPVSDKPMPPRYLLPARVI from the coding sequence GTGACATCATCCGAGGCTAGCGTCTGCGTTATCATCGCAGCCAAGAATGCGGCAGACACGATTTCCCGGGCCATAAGCTCCGCCTTGCGCGAGAGGCAGACCGCGGAGGTCATCGTCGTCGATGACGGCTCGAGCGACCGCACGGCGGAAACCTCGATTGCTGCCGACGACGGTACAGGCCGCCTGAAGGTCCTTCGCCTCGATACGAACAAGGGGCCAGCCTTTGCCCGCAACCATGCCATCGCAAATTCCACGGCGCCGCTGATCGCAATCCTCGACGCGGACGACTTTTTCCTGAAAGGCCGTTTCGACCGGCTTCTCGACAATGACGACTGGGATTTCGTTGCCGACAACATCGTCTTCATCGATGCCCGGGGCGACATGGCCGAACCGGAGGTTCCCTATTTCGCCGCAGAACCCCGCTTCCTCGACATTGGCGGCTTCATCGAGGGCAATATCTCCAAGCGCGGCAAGGCGCGCGGCGAGATCGGCTTTCTCAAGCCGGTCATGCGCCGGGCTTTTCTCAATGCGCATGGCATCCGCTACAAGGAAGAATTGCGGCTCGGCGAGGATTACGACCTCTATGCACGCGCGCTAGTGAAGGGCGCGCGCTACAAGATCATTCACGGCTGCGGCTACGGCGCGGTGGTGCGGCCGGACTCGCTGAGCGGCCGGCACCGCACACTTGATCTCAAGCGTCTCTATGAAGCAGACCGGGCCATCCTCGCCTCACCCGATCTGCCGAGGGAAGCGAAAGGCTGGCTGCGCCTGCACGAACGCCACATTCGCGGACGCTACGAGTTGCGCAACTTCCTCGACATGAAAGCCAAGGCCGGGCTCGCAAGAGCCGGGCTCATTGCGCTGACGAACCCGGCATCCCTGCCGTCGATCGTTGGTGGCGTCGCCGCCGACAAGATCGAAGCGCGCAAGTCGCGATACAGGCCGGTGAGCGACAAACCGATGCCGCCGCGCTACCTGCTGCCCGCGCGCGTCATCTAA
- a CDS encoding UTP--glucose-1-phosphate uridylyltransferase yields the protein MKKVRKAVIPVAGLGTRFLPATKAMPKEMLTVVDRPVVQYAVDEALEAGIEHIVFVTGRNKHVIEDYFDIQPELLDTLTRSKKQEQLASLNKIQLNAGAVSFTRQQAPHGLGHAVWCARDIIGDEPFALLLPDMVSFGDKGCLAGVMELYEQTGGNVIAVEQCDPTETNKYGIVGKGKDVGTGFAVTEMVEKPAPAVAPSNYYINGRYILQPEVFDLLGTQERGAGNEIQLTDSMKRLAQTQAFHAAPFNGRMFDCGSKEGFIQANVAFALARDDIRDLVFDPIVEMIASQQRRSAAA from the coding sequence ATGAAAAAAGTCAGAAAAGCAGTGATCCCGGTCGCTGGGCTTGGAACACGTTTCCTGCCGGCAACCAAGGCAATGCCGAAGGAGATGCTGACGGTGGTCGATCGTCCCGTCGTGCAGTATGCGGTCGACGAGGCGCTGGAAGCAGGTATCGAGCACATCGTGTTCGTCACCGGCCGCAACAAGCACGTCATCGAGGACTATTTCGACATCCAGCCGGAGCTTCTGGACACGCTGACGCGCTCCAAGAAGCAGGAGCAGCTTGCTTCGCTGAACAAGATCCAGTTGAACGCAGGTGCGGTGAGCTTCACCCGCCAGCAGGCCCCGCATGGTCTCGGCCATGCAGTGTGGTGCGCGCGCGATATCATCGGCGACGAGCCTTTCGCGCTGCTGCTGCCCGACATGGTGTCGTTCGGCGACAAGGGCTGTCTTGCCGGCGTGATGGAGCTCTACGAACAGACCGGCGGCAATGTCATTGCGGTTGAGCAGTGCGACCCGACCGAGACCAACAAATACGGCATCGTCGGCAAGGGCAAGGATGTCGGCACCGGCTTTGCCGTGACCGAAATGGTCGAAAAGCCGGCGCCGGCCGTCGCGCCGTCGAACTACTACATCAACGGCCGCTACATCCTGCAGCCGGAGGTGTTCGACCTTCTCGGCACGCAGGAGCGTGGCGCCGGGAACGAGATCCAGCTTACGGATTCGATGAAGCGGCTTGCCCAGACACAGGCGTTCCATGCAGCGCCCTTCAACGGGCGCATGTTCGACTGCGGCTCGAAGGAAGGGTTCATTCAGGCCAACGTTGCCTTCGCGCTGGCACGCGACGACATCCGCGATCTCGTATTCGACCCGATCGTCGAAATGATCGCGTCGCAGCAGCGCCGCAGCGCGGCAGCCTAG
- a CDS encoding exopolysaccharide production repressor protein, with the protein MSLLLFLRGLVGVLVVFAITTYVVTQSLWTTFIQTVICAILLQVGYFAAVLFMVWRSGAKNSQATASRSDDSIQTSGTEEQPAAKISQLPGVSGSQHP; encoded by the coding sequence ATGTCCTTATTGCTATTCTTGCGCGGTCTTGTCGGCGTATTGGTGGTGTTTGCCATCACGACTTACGTTGTGACGCAATCGCTATGGACGACTTTCATCCAGACCGTGATCTGCGCCATTCTCCTGCAAGTAGGCTATTTTGCTGCTGTTTTGTTCATGGTCTGGCGCTCGGGCGCCAAGAATTCGCAGGCCACGGCAAGCCGTTCCGACGATTCAATTCAAACCTCGGGCACAGAAGAGCAGCCTGCGGCAAAGATCAGCCAACTGCCCGGCGTTTCCGGTTCCCAGCACCCCTGA
- a CDS encoding glycoside hydrolase family 16 protein, whose amino-acid sequence MGAMNASHAQEKKASGKSFVENFDKLDRKQWYVSDGWTNGEHQNCIWSKDQVKVSDGMLRLGFQKQSIKNLDYACGEIQTKQRYSYGTYEVRMKAAAGSGLNTGFFTYIGPVDKQPHDEIDFEVLGKNPAKVQINQYVNGKPVGDAKLVDVPGGADQGFNDYAFVWKQDKISWYVNGELVGEATDPAKLPTHASKIFVSLWSSDILKSWMGTFADPGAPVTAEIDRIAYTAEGDACQFPESVVCKLK is encoded by the coding sequence ATGGGCGCAATGAATGCGTCCCATGCGCAAGAGAAGAAAGCCTCGGGAAAATCCTTCGTCGAAAATTTCGACAAGCTGGACAGGAAGCAGTGGTATGTCTCCGACGGCTGGACGAACGGCGAACACCAGAACTGCATCTGGTCGAAGGATCAGGTGAAGGTCTCGGACGGCATGCTGCGGCTGGGCTTCCAGAAGCAGTCGATAAAGAATCTCGACTATGCCTGCGGCGAAATCCAGACCAAGCAGCGCTACAGCTACGGCACCTATGAGGTGCGCATGAAGGCTGCCGCCGGCTCCGGCCTCAACACCGGTTTCTTCACCTATATCGGCCCGGTCGACAAGCAGCCGCATGACGAGATCGACTTCGAAGTGCTGGGCAAGAACCCGGCAAAGGTTCAGATCAACCAGTATGTGAACGGCAAGCCTGTCGGAGACGCCAAGCTGGTGGATGTACCGGGCGGTGCCGACCAGGGTTTCAACGACTACGCCTTCGTCTGGAAGCAGGACAAGATAAGCTGGTACGTCAACGGCGAACTCGTCGGCGAGGCGACCGACCCGGCAAAGCTGCCGACCCACGCGTCCAAGATTTTTGTCAGCCTGTGGAGCAGCGACATCCTGAAATCCTGGATGGGCACATTCGCTGATCCCGGCGCGCCGGTGACGGCCGAGATCGATCGCATCGCTTACACCGCCGAAGGCGATGCGTGCCAGTTTCCCGAATCGGTTGTCTGCAAGCTGAAATAA
- a CDS encoding glycosyltransferase family 2 protein: MTKCTAIIPYYQRQPGILHRALKSVFAQTHPDFDVIVVDDASPSPVELDLEGFSLEERARITVIKQTNAGPGGARNMGLEHIPADSTYAAFLDSDDEWTPDHLKNAVAGLSLFDADCYWASIKGGDAFYYHFGVSALADVTTVNRLSEEPPIVEVPDLAGVMLKNWSFMHLSCMVIGENLFRKVRFEAELRLAAEDVLFFYECVRNAQRCILSETVGATRGEGINIFHGLDNDSPQFLKQQFNTWVALDRLENGFPHKPEDKASIESYKQTARRQALWGQMRLVRKRKVPQLSLLAEWAWRDPKILRSAVELAVSKISR, translated from the coding sequence ATGACGAAGTGCACAGCCATTATCCCTTATTACCAGCGGCAGCCCGGAATACTGCATCGCGCGCTGAAATCGGTCTTCGCGCAGACCCATCCGGACTTCGACGTGATCGTCGTGGACGACGCTTCGCCGTCGCCCGTGGAGCTGGATCTGGAAGGGTTTTCGCTGGAGGAGCGGGCCAGGATTACCGTCATAAAGCAAACCAATGCGGGCCCGGGTGGAGCGCGCAACATGGGCCTCGAGCACATACCCGCCGATAGCACCTATGCTGCCTTCCTCGATTCCGATGACGAATGGACACCCGATCACCTCAAGAATGCGGTCGCCGGCCTGTCACTTTTTGATGCAGATTGTTACTGGGCGTCGATAAAAGGCGGCGACGCCTTCTATTACCACTTCGGCGTGTCTGCTCTGGCAGACGTCACCACAGTCAACCGGCTGTCGGAAGAACCGCCGATCGTCGAGGTGCCCGACCTTGCCGGCGTCATGCTGAAGAACTGGAGCTTCATGCACCTGTCCTGCATGGTCATCGGCGAAAACCTGTTCCGCAAAGTGCGCTTCGAAGCCGAGCTGCGTCTTGCCGCCGAGGACGTGCTGTTCTTCTACGAGTGCGTACGCAATGCGCAGCGCTGCATTCTCAGCGAAACCGTCGGTGCGACGCGCGGCGAGGGCATCAACATTTTCCACGGGCTCGACAACGATTCGCCGCAGTTCCTGAAGCAGCAGTTCAACACATGGGTTGCGCTGGACCGTCTCGAAAACGGCTTTCCGCATAAGCCGGAAGACAAGGCCTCGATCGAATCCTACAAGCAGACGGCGCGCCGGCAGGCCCTGTGGGGCCAGATGCGGCTGGTCCGCAAGCGCAAGGTGCCGCAGCTGAGCCTGCTGGCCGAATGGGCCTGGCGCGACCCAAAAATCCTGCGCAGCGCGGTGGAACTCGCCGTATCCAAGATTTCTCGATAG
- a CDS encoding glycosyl transferase family 1, with the protein MLHVLYLVHDLSDPAVRRRVIMLQAGGADVTLAGFKRADKPVAGLEMLSPIDLGPTQDGRFAQRIVAIAKAALSLGGKLQGIRKPDVIIGRNLEMLALANRAKALFSSDAPIVYECLDIHRLLLGQNRISRALRRTERVLGKNASLLMTSSPAFVRDYFQRFRQIDAPVALLQNKVLELNGGSDTSNQALQGPKPGEPWQIGWFGALRCRKSLELLAAFTRRMEGRFEVVLRGRPAYSEFTDFDGFVAAEPYLRFEGAYRNPEDLPRVYGEVHFSWAIDFFEEGLNSSWLLPNRLYEGCRYGAVPIAMRNTETGRFLADRHLGKLLDEPSVDALAALFEDLTPETYSAARRKILAEDRGTWVCDVRDCRALVERLAGLRSTRVPNMMLQAA; encoded by the coding sequence ATGTTGCACGTTCTCTATCTCGTGCATGATCTCTCCGATCCGGCGGTGCGCCGGCGGGTGATCATGCTGCAGGCCGGTGGCGCGGATGTCACGCTGGCGGGCTTCAAGCGCGCCGACAAGCCCGTGGCCGGCCTGGAGATGCTTTCGCCCATCGATCTCGGTCCGACGCAGGACGGCAGGTTCGCGCAACGCATCGTGGCGATCGCCAAGGCAGCACTGTCGCTCGGCGGCAAGCTGCAGGGCATCCGCAAACCGGACGTCATCATCGGCCGCAATCTGGAAATGCTGGCGCTGGCCAATCGGGCAAAAGCGCTGTTTTCCTCCGATGCGCCCATCGTCTACGAGTGCCTCGACATCCACCGTCTGCTGCTCGGGCAGAACCGTATTTCGCGGGCGCTGCGGCGCACCGAGCGCGTGCTGGGCAAGAACGCATCGCTGCTGATGACCAGTTCGCCGGCCTTCGTGCGCGACTATTTCCAACGCTTCCGCCAAATCGATGCGCCGGTGGCACTACTGCAGAACAAGGTGCTGGAGCTGAACGGCGGGAGCGACACGAGCAACCAGGCGCTGCAGGGACCAAAGCCCGGCGAGCCATGGCAGATCGGCTGGTTCGGCGCCTTGCGTTGCCGCAAGTCGCTGGAGCTTCTTGCAGCCTTCACGCGGCGCATGGAAGGCCGCTTCGAGGTCGTGCTGCGTGGACGTCCAGCCTATTCGGAGTTTACCGATTTCGACGGTTTCGTTGCCGCTGAGCCTTATCTGCGTTTCGAGGGCGCCTATCGCAACCCCGAAGATCTGCCGCGCGTCTATGGCGAGGTGCATTTCTCCTGGGCGATCGACTTTTTCGAGGAAGGGCTGAATTCCAGCTGGCTGCTGCCGAACCGGCTTTACGAAGGCTGCCGCTACGGCGCGGTTCCGATTGCCATGCGCAACACCGAAACCGGCCGTTTCCTGGCCGACCGGCATCTGGGCAAATTGCTCGACGAACCATCCGTGGATGCGCTGGCAGCGCTTTTCGAAGACCTCACACCCGAAACCTATTCCGCTGCCCGTCGGAAAATCCTGGCAGAGGATCGCGGAACATGGGTCTGCGACGTGCGTGACTGCCGGGCGCTGGTGGAGCGACTGGCCGGCCTGAGATCGACACGTGTCCCCAACATGATGCTGCAGGCGGCGTGA
- a CDS encoding glycosyltransferase family 2 protein, with translation MQPDVTFVIAAYNAETFLARAVQSALGQRDVSVEVVVVDDCSADGTVELARSFPLDMVKVIALDKNRGPGGARNAGLEAASGRWIAVLDADDTVQPERLARMIRRAEAAGAQIAVDNLDVIREEPGTRETMFPHAHLEGVSEITLADFIAANILFEGTFNYGYMKPIFERRFIEEHQLRYDEKLRIGEDYIFLASALAKGGRCVVEPEPGYDYHIRDGSISRVLEQHHVKAMFDADAAFLRAHHLDEAAKSAQARRTRSLEKAASFLALVQHLKDRAPLKAMGAALRDPVALTHLRMPIAARLRRFTDPLRARRPAGQAG, from the coding sequence ATGCAGCCTGACGTGACATTCGTCATCGCGGCTTACAATGCTGAAACTTTCCTCGCCCGGGCCGTTCAAAGCGCGCTCGGCCAGCGGGACGTATCCGTCGAGGTGGTCGTCGTCGACGATTGCTCGGCTGACGGCACGGTCGAGCTTGCGCGGTCCTTTCCGCTCGATATGGTCAAGGTGATTGCGCTCGACAAAAATCGCGGACCTGGCGGCGCACGCAATGCCGGACTGGAAGCAGCCAGCGGGCGCTGGATCGCGGTGCTCGACGCGGACGACACGGTCCAGCCTGAGCGGCTCGCCCGGATGATCCGGCGCGCAGAAGCTGCCGGCGCGCAGATTGCCGTCGACAATCTCGACGTGATCCGTGAAGAGCCCGGCACACGCGAGACGATGTTTCCGCATGCGCATCTTGAAGGCGTCAGCGAAATCACGCTGGCCGATTTCATTGCAGCGAACATCCTTTTCGAAGGCACGTTCAACTACGGCTATATGAAGCCGATATTCGAGCGCCGCTTCATCGAAGAACACCAGCTGCGCTACGACGAGAAGCTGCGCATCGGCGAGGATTACATCTTCCTCGCTTCGGCGCTGGCCAAGGGCGGGCGTTGCGTGGTCGAGCCGGAACCCGGCTACGACTATCACATTCGCGACGGCTCCATCTCGCGCGTGCTCGAACAGCATCACGTCAAGGCGATGTTCGACGCCGATGCCGCGTTTCTGCGCGCGCATCACCTTGACGAAGCCGCCAAGTCGGCGCAGGCGCGGCGTACCCGCAGCCTGGAAAAGGCGGCGTCGTTCCTGGCACTCGTACAGCATCTGAAGGACCGTGCGCCGCTGAAGGCCATGGGCGCGGCACTGCGCGATCCGGTCGCGCTGACGCATCTCAGAATGCCGATCGCTGCGCGGCTGCGGCGGTTTACTGACCCGCTTCGGGCACGCCGCCCGGCAGGCCAGGCAGGATGA
- a CDS encoding polysaccharide pyruvyl transferase family protein, producing the protein MNPFYWESEHGNFGDDLNLWLWDFLLPGFREVHPEVLLVGVGTVLNKVLLPDGVKKLVIGSGFGYGTLPDFSDESEWDVRCVRGPLTAGKLGIDPELGIIDPAVLVADMPEFQNLPKTGGPIFVPHWESTVGGIWPIVCKAAGLDYVDPCGEAKSVIRAIAQAELVVAESMHAAILADAFRVPWVAVSTSRIINNFKWNDWASTVKVAYKPLHVPVSSRAEAITKGARFWGVDFDNKAPPQLDDPNKRSFDESLVMTRNDPRQSTLRTMAKQVLAAPSTLALRQARRSVPQLSADSVLAERKERFREVLAGIRRDYF; encoded by the coding sequence ATGAATCCATTCTATTGGGAATCCGAACACGGCAATTTCGGCGACGACCTCAATCTCTGGCTCTGGGATTTTCTGCTTCCCGGCTTTCGCGAGGTTCACCCCGAAGTGCTGCTCGTCGGCGTCGGCACCGTCCTCAACAAGGTCTTGCTGCCGGACGGCGTCAAGAAGCTCGTTATCGGCAGCGGCTTCGGTTACGGCACGCTGCCCGATTTTTCCGACGAGTCGGAGTGGGACGTTCGCTGTGTGCGTGGTCCGCTGACTGCCGGCAAGCTCGGCATCGACCCTGAGCTTGGCATCATCGATCCGGCAGTGCTGGTCGCCGATATGCCGGAATTCCAGAACCTGCCGAAGACCGGTGGCCCGATCTTCGTGCCGCATTGGGAGTCTACGGTCGGCGGCATCTGGCCCATCGTCTGCAAGGCCGCCGGCCTCGACTATGTCGATCCGTGCGGCGAGGCGAAGTCGGTGATCCGGGCGATCGCCCAGGCCGAACTTGTCGTTGCCGAATCCATGCATGCCGCGATTCTTGCCGACGCCTTCCGCGTGCCATGGGTCGCAGTCAGCACCTCGCGCATCATCAACAATTTCAAATGGAACGACTGGGCCTCGACGGTAAAGGTCGCCTACAAGCCGTTGCACGTGCCGGTTTCGTCGCGCGCCGAGGCGATTACCAAGGGGGCGCGTTTCTGGGGCGTCGATTTCGACAACAAGGCGCCGCCGCAGCTTGACGATCCCAACAAGCGCAGCTTCGACGAAAGCCTGGTCATGACCCGCAACGATCCGCGTCAGTCGACCTTGCGCACCATGGCAAAGCAGGTGCTGGCGGCTCCATCGACGCTTGCCCTGCGGCAGGCGCGTCGCTCCGTACCGCAGCTCAGCGCCGATAGCGTCCTTGCCGAGCGCAAGGAACGTTTTCGCGAAGTGCTGGCCGGGATACGACGCGATTATTTCTAG